From Fusarium oxysporum f. sp. lycopersici 4287 chromosome 10, whole genome shotgun sequence, the proteins below share one genomic window:
- a CDS encoding hypothetical protein (At least one base has a quality score < 10), with translation MFKGAKVAPRFDSDKLTFSERKRFFKAFLTYELLRKAGYSIRIPRKLRKRKVSNAEYEAVGCVHSYVCSLYGAMLAQCNDADLSTASAAPPLRTDTFSPIPDAVYFAANPCTPNIRLFTDSYGHDIGASFSTLGLDRLTDFLRYDMAKPEERKTLYKQLKHVWEFEEPSDSDAWDKSSRPLLKSKPKYKNGDESSMYKQLSLHPGEKLRYRVGQQRAWVFFDNDRFYPQESPERPNFPSERSLAEKSFNQTFSINDWFHSLKNARILQRG, from the coding sequence ATGTTCAAAGGCGCAAAGGTGGCACCACGATTTGATTCCGACAAACTCACATTCTCGGAAAGGAAAAGGTTTTTCAAAGCATTTCTGACGTACGAGCTACTACGCAAGGCCGGTTATTCCATTCGTATTCCCAGGAAGCTACGGAAACGTAAGGTCAGCAATGCAGAGTATGAAGCTGTCGGGTGTGTCCACAGCTACGTCTGTTCTCTGTACGGGGCGATGCTCGCTCAATGCAACGATGCTGATCTCTCAACCGCTTCGGCGGCTCCTCCACTTAGAACTGACACGTTCTCCCCCATTCCCGATGCCGTTTATTTTGCCGCAAATCCATGCACTCCTAACATACGTTTGTTTACCGACAGCTATGGCCATGACATTGGGGCCAGTTTCTCAACACTTGGACTTGATCGGCTCACCGATTTCCTTCGCTACGATATGGCTAAGCCAGAGGAAAGAAAAACCCTCTACAAGCAACTCAAACATGTCTGGGAGTTTGAAGAGCCCTCTGACTCTGACGCATGGGACAAGAGCTCTCGTCCCTTACTCAAGTCCAAGCCGAAATACAAAAACGGCGACGAATCATCTATGTACAAGCAACTTTCTTTGCATCCCGGTGAGAAACTCCGTTACAGGGTGGGTCAGCAACGTGCTTGGGTGTTCTTTGACAACGACCGTTTCTATCCCCAAGAGAGCCCTGAACGACCGAATTTCCCATCGGAAAGGTCCCTTGCGGAGAAGTCGTTCAACCAAACTTTTTCTATTAACGACTGGTTTCATAGCCTGAAAAATGCGAGAATTTTACAACGCGGCTAG
- a CDS encoding glutathione S-transferase, whose translation MIVRSLKKLENIIDLYICSLTMGKDGWFFDDSPEAAKYGVLPKDPIYGFETLKQLYLKANPNYEGRYTVPVLWDKKTHTMVNNESSDIIRMLYTEFDHLLPKEDRESHKPGRELYPERLRDKIDEINEWVYDTVNNGVYKTGFATSQAAYEENVVKVFKSLDRLEKILDNGPFLLGKTITEADIRLFPTILRFDVGYVPIFMCNLGTIRDHYPNLHLWLRRLYWDNSFRTHGAFRKTSEPWLEKYKTGYANARRRVLGITGPDIVPKGPLVLIHDLEEGGGFRPDHEG comes from the coding sequence ATGATCGTGAGAAGCCTCAAGAAACTCGAGAATATAATCGACTTGTACATCTGCTCGCTCACTATGGGCAAAGATGGTTGGTTTTTCGATGACAGCCCAGAAGCAGCCAAGTATGGTGTCCTGCCTAAGGACCCGATTTATGGATTCGAGACGTTGAAGCAACTTTATCTCAAGGCCAACCCAAATTATGAGGGTCGATACACCGTGCCCGTCCTCTGGGATAAGAAGACCCACACCATGGTGAACAACGAGTCGAGCGACATCATTCGGATGCTCTACACAGAGTTCGACCACCTTCTTCCCAAGGAAGATCGTGAAAGTCACAAACCTGGACGAGAACTCTACCCAGAGCGCTTGAGAGATaagattgatgagatcaaTGAATGGGTCTACGACACTGTCAACAACGGAGTCTACAAGACCGGCTTTGCAACGTCTCAAGCTGCATATGAAGAAAACGTCGTAAAGGTCTTCAAGTCACTCGATCGACTGGAGAAAATCCTCGACAACGGACCCTTTCTTCTCGGCAAGACCATCACTGAGGCTGACATCCGTCTGTTCCCAACCATCCTCCGTTTCGACGTTGGGTACGTCCCTATTTTCATGTGCAACCTTGGAACCATCAGGGATCACTATCCGAATTTGCATCTTTGGCTGAGGAGGCTTTACTGGGACAATAGCTTCAGAACTCATGGCGCGTTTCGAAAGACTTCGGAGCCTTGGCTTGAGAAGTACAAGACCGGTTATGCGAACGCGAGACGGAGAGTTCTTGGTATCACTGGGCCGGATATTGTTCCCAAGGGGCCTCTGGTGTTGATCCACGATTTGGAGGAGGGGGGAGGCTTTAGGCCTGATCACGAAGGATGA
- a CDS encoding hypothetical protein (At least one base has a quality score < 10), which yields MGLQFCGAQNGVKMGLLSAPRRAIWICSVVSLTAFLIFFCFPVSSFYPLKPTVSPSNPPSPPPPAPQTTDTFSANCHKKSRPEAYKQHGNGTESLALPKLMVELWKPLVHPITERVFVTDKGERFEVPIDQVRWKKPLGKRVVIVDTDTRLDGKTENTMLNECPLDFTTLPGRTGGHLNHYIYAMIHGYDYRLVRAADYPNRHGTWVKPAITKEALKTHDFVISLDSDAVFTHLDLPLEWLMNLWDYRPETLVAMAYDLDWEQDYDPQGNLILNTGFVIAQASQRTQHMFQRWEDCPRSIPGCDHWNFKWAHEQSAFSYYIRYEFNRTHDVKSIPCNQANGNEFTLDGNGECKGVFVSHNWKHKHKTPELLSRSIMTSLARRVHGQFHHDIKDLYIDASKETYPIADGLPKQ from the exons ATGGGTCTTCAATTCTGTGGTGCTCAAAATGGTGTGAAGATGGGACTGTTGAGCGCCCCCAGGCGGGCTATATGGATCTGCTCAGTTGTTAGCCTCACTGCATTtcttatcttcttctgctttccCGTCTCTTCCTTTTATCCGTT GAAACCCACAGTCTCTCCATCCAACCCcccctctcctcctcctccagctcctcaaaCCACGGATACCTTCAGTGCCAACTGTCATAAGAAATCTCGACCGGAAGCCTATAAACAACATGGCAATGGAACCGAGAGCTTGGCTCTGCCGAAGCTAATGGTGGAGTTATGGAAACCTCTGGTACATCCTATCACAGAGAGAGTATTCGTCACCGACAAGGGAGAACGTTTCGAGGTACCAATCGACCAAGTGCGATGGAAGAAGCCATTAGGGAAACGGGTCGTTATCGTTGATACTGATACTCGGCTTGATGGTAAAACTGAGAACACAATGTTAAATGAATGCCCCTTGGACTTCACAACACTACCCGGGCGGACTGGAGGACACTTGAACCATTATATATACG CTATGATTCACGGTTACGATTACCGACTCGTCCGTGCAGCCGATTATCCCAATCGACACGGAACTTGGGTAAAGCCTGCCATCACCAAAGAGGCTCTCAAGACCCATGACTTCGTCATCTCGCTAGACTCAGACGCCGTCTTTACTCATCTCGACCTTCCACTCGAATGGCTCATGAACCTCTGGGATTACCGCCCAGAAACCCTAGTCGCCATGGCTTACGACCTTGACTGGGAACAAGACTACGATCCCCAAGGAAACCTCATCCTAAACACGGGCTTCGTCATCGCACAAGCAAGTCAGCGTACCCAACATATGTTTCAACGATGGGAAGATTGCCCACGGAGTATACCTGGCTGCGATCATTGGAACTTCAAGTGGGCACATGAACAGAGCGCTTTCTCGTACTATATCCGATACGAGTTCAACAGAACACATGATGTAAAAAGCATCCCGTGCAATCAGGCCAACGGTAATGAGTTTACACTCGATGGAAATGGCGAGTGCAAGGGCGTTTTTGTGAGCCATAATTGGAAACATAAGCACAAGACGCCCGAGTTGTTGAGCAGGAGCATCATGACTTCGCTGGCTCGTCGGGTACATGGGCAGTTTCACCATGATATtaaagacttatatatagatGCCTCGAAGGAGACATATCCAATCGCCGATGGGCTACCTAAGCAATGA
- a CDS encoding hypothetical protein (At least one base has a quality score < 10) produces the protein MVKTSAGDANDNVLHRKPTVSPSNPPSPPPPAPQTTDTFSANCHKKSRPEAYKQHGNGTESLALPKLMVELWKPLVHPITERVFVTDKGERFEVPIDQVRWKKPLGKRVVIVDTDTRLDGKTENTMLNECPLDFTTLPGRTGGHLNHYIYAMIHGYDYRLVRAADYPNRHGTWVKPAITKEALKTHDFVISLDSDAVFTHLDLPLEWLMNLWDYRPETLVAMAYDLDWEQDYDPQGNLILNTGFVIAQASQRTQHMFQRWEDCPRSIPGCDHWNFKWAHEQSAFSYYIRYEFNRTHDVKSIPCNQANGNEFTLDGNGECKGVFVSHNWKHKHKTPELLSRSIMTSLARRVHGQFHHDIKDLYIDASKETYPIADGLPKQ, from the exons ATGGTAAAGACTTCCGCTGGCGATGCTAACGACAATGTATTACATAGGAAACCCACAGTCTCTCCATCCAACCCcccctctcctcctcctccagctcctcaaaCCACGGATACCTTCAGTGCCAACTGTCATAAGAAATCTCGACCGGAAGCCTATAAACAACATGGCAATGGAACCGAGAGCTTGGCTCTGCCGAAGCTAATGGTGGAGTTATGGAAACCTCTGGTACATCCTATCACAGAGAGAGTATTCGTCACCGACAAGGGAGAACGTTTCGAGGTACCAATCGACCAAGTGCGATGGAAGAAGCCATTAGGGAAACGGGTCGTTATCGTTGATACTGATACTCGGCTTGATGGTAAAACTGAGAACACAATGTTAAATGAATGCCCCTTGGACTTCACAACACTACCCGGGCGGACTGGAGGACACTTGAACCATTATATATACG CTATGATTCACGGTTACGATTACCGACTCGTCCGTGCAGCCGATTATCCCAATCGACACGGAACTTGGGTAAAGCCTGCCATCACCAAAGAGGCTCTCAAGACCCATGACTTCGTCATCTCGCTAGACTCAGACGCCGTCTTTACTCATCTCGACCTTCCACTCGAATGGCTCATGAACCTCTGGGATTACCGCCCAGAAACCCTAGTCGCCATGGCTTACGACCTTGACTGGGAACAAGACTACGATCCCCAAGGAAACCTCATCCTAAACACGGGCTTCGTCATCGCACAAGCAAGTCAGCGTACCCAACATATGTTTCAACGATGGGAAGATTGCCCACGGAGTATACCTGGCTGCGATCATTGGAACTTCAAGTGGGCACATGAACAGAGCGCTTTCTCGTACTATATCCGATACGAGTTCAACAGAACACATGATGTAAAAAGCATCCCGTGCAATCAGGCCAACGGTAATGAGTTTACACTCGATGGAAATGGCGAGTGCAAGGGCGTTTTTGTGAGCCATAATTGGAAACATAAGCACAAGACGCCCGAGTTGTTGAGCAGGAGCATCATGACTTCGCTGGCTCGTCGGGTACATGGGCAGTTTCACCATGATATtaaagacttatatatagatGCCTCGAAGGAGACATATCCAATCGCCGATGGGCTACCTAAGCAATGA
- a CDS encoding hypothetical protein (At least one base has a quality score < 10) → MTKVAFTTDVRGVVSDDDDEDYENDDFEEEPAKIPNHDEVLFAFESITNEARNMKLNLGKRENRESFLQKYGQFLSKSTKDSNQTLLHMIANTVGHKSLTRCVIKFDKTLLYRVDDSSKTPLHTAIAKKNHAFIEVVLDEKKAIDYLDSLLRITCEHRRNCIHTAIYHNLQHQYTIKLIKRASEETLRAPDQSGLTPLHLAVDYKYASEAQLRIVEALLAHGDSALDKYTKEPQNLSVYEYQDHTQRLWRKQFEVPASARIGERKQVESREDQGQEGEHAGSRPKGGLEHVSGRSRISQQPGKDGHGGLHRGPDNLHARGSEQTDVSSSSHTSNADGLHGAENGRTPGEAPEGFKPIQRRQTGMENVEKQAQEEKRKSEYAEKIRQAVKLHYLRTTLTINSKPASRDQLKAVKFLHGANLNNINLCFDYSEAPPEIYEDSFKQSYDHINFDQVLRYVSFRRIELQKPPVSAVKARLTRNRTQTSNKGRGRDDLTVFFNWLKGKGVKHILKVMVDDLKDPSHSDKALEDCLRPFEVEILDWTKVDLCPETILTACRNVRQLYLRWSGNRAILRAWSEPEGLAKLEKLEAVHLVYSEEQALESADRITMYANDFEERLNESAAANPKRTLSNDEDDTGGGRRILVFRCKADVPGSERIVREGAFAKAQSGINEMSLQSNRWLNCMDKFADELQNTCSEFVKPQNGIKVALIDDGADPYVESLRGKIWGGETFSRGFPHENGPSPYYRSTKGHGTVMADMICRVCPMARLYVYKLETHTSLNLATQTHGKEYIAAESAALAVRAAIDQKVDIISMSWTVKETVENRDGVNTFRQAIKDALDAGILLFCAAADTGAIAEVEYPWSFDQRRIFRIGAATADGRVWGPTGNPQSLSFILPGHKVVSRNPHREGALPDDFEERTGSSVATALADGLAALILHCVNLAVVHGKEHPSTTAVSAEDLERLANHDDMYNSSTSVHEPS, encoded by the exons ATGACAAAAGTTGCATTTACAACAGATGTCAGAGGCGTCGTtagcgatgatgacgatgaggactACGAGAACGATGATTTTGAGGAGGAGCCCGCTAAGATACCCAACCACGATGAGGTGCTTTTTGCCTTTGAGAGCATCACGAATGAGGCTCGGAACATGAAGTTGAACTTGGGCAAGAGAGAAAATCGGGAGAGCTTCTTACAAAAGTATGGGCAATTTCTCTCAAAATCGACAAAAGACTCAAACCAGACACTCCTTCATATGATTGCAAACACAGTGGGACACAAATCGTTGACTCGGTGCGTAATCAAGTTCGACAAGACTTTGCTGTACCGCGTGGACGATTCAAGCAAAACTCCTCTGCATACCGCTATCGCCAAAAAGAACCATGCGTTCATCGAAGTGGTcctggatgagaagaaagcGATTGATTACCTTGATTCACTGCTCCGCATTACTTGTGAGCACAGGAGGAACTGCATACATACAGCCATCTATCACAACCTTCAGCACCAGTATACCATAAAGTTGATTAAACGAGCATCCGAAGAGACACTTCGCGCCCCAGATCAAAGCGGCTTGACACCCTTGCACCTGGCAGTCGACTACAAATATGCATCAGAAGCACAATTGAGGATTGTTGAGGCGCTTCTTGCTCACGGAGACAGTGCCTTGGATAAGTATACCAAAGAACCTCAAAACCTATCCGTCTATGAATACCAAGACCATACACAGCGTCTCTGGCGGAAACAATTCGAGGTACCAGCTTCCGCTCGTATTGGGGAGAGAAAGCAAGTTGAATCCAGGGaagaccaaggtcaagagGGTGAACACGCTGGATCCAGGCCCAAAGGAGGGTTGGAGCATGTTAGTGGGAGAAGTCGCATCTCTCAACAGCCAGGCAAAGACGGCCACGGAGGGCTACATCGAGGGCCTGATAATCTTCATGCACGAGGATCAGAACAGACAGATGTATCCTCTTCAAGCCACACTTCAAACGCAGATGGACTCCATGGAGCTGAGAACGGAAGAACGCCGGGAGAGGCACCCGAAGGTTTCAAGCCTATACAGAGAAGACAAACGGGTATGGAGAACGTTGAAAAGCAGGCCCAGGAAGAGAAGCGTAAGAGCGAATACGCAGAGAAGATCCGCCAGGCAGTCAAGCTACATTATCTCCGGACTACTCTGACGATCAATTCGAAGCCTGCCAGCAGAGACCAGCTCAAAGCTGTGAAGTTTCTTCATGGCGCGAATCTCAATA ACATTAACTTATGCTTCGACTACTCGGAGGCACCACCCGAGATCTATGAGGATTCTTTCAAACAGAGTTATGACCATATCAACTTTGACCAAGTTCTACGCTATGTTTCGTTCCGAAGAATAGAGCTTCAGAAACCTCCTGTATCCGCTGTAAAAGCAAGGCTAACTAGGAATCGGACGCAGACGTCAAATAAAGGACGCGGTAGGGATGATCTCACTGTTTTCTTCAACTGGCTCAAGGGGAAGGGGGTCAAACACATCCTTAAGGTGATGGTGGATGACCTGAAAGATCCATCACATAGCGACAAGGCACTCGAGGATTGTCTTCGACCTTTTGAGGTGGAGATCCTTGACTGGACCAAGGTTGACTTGTGTCCAGAGACAATCCTGACTGCTTGTCGGAATGTGAGACAGCTCTATTTGCGATGGAGTGGTAACAGGGCCATTTTGAGAGCTTGGAGTGAGCCTGAAGGGCTGGCGAAGCTAGAAAAGCTAGAGGCGGTACATCTGGTATACAGCGAAGAGCAG GCATTGGAGTCGGCCGATCGCATCACTATGTACGCAAATGATTTCGAGGAGCGGTTGAACGAATCAGCAGCTGCAAACCCGAAAAGGACTCTTTCAAATGACGAAGACGATACGGGGGGAGGAAGACGCATACTCGTCTTTAGATGCAAAGCAGATGTCCCAGGAAGTGAACGCATCGTCCGAGAAGGGGCATTTGCAAAAGCTCAAAGCGGCATCAATGAGATGAGTCTACAGTCTAACAGATGGTTGAACTGTATGGACAAGTTTGCAGATGAATTACAAAATACGTGCTCTGAGTTTGTCAAGCCTCAGAATGGCATCAAGGTCGCCCTCATCGACGATGGCGCTGATCCCTATGTTGAGTCTCTTCGTGGTAAAATCTGGGGTGGAGAAACGTTCAGCAGAGGTTTCCCGCACGAGAATGGACCAAGCCCTTACTATAGGTCTACGAAGGGCCATGGAACTGTTATGGCGGATATGATTTGCAGGGTATGTCCGATGGCGAGGCTTTATGTGTATAAGCTTGAGACGCACACAAGTCTCAACTTGGCGACACAGACCCATGGGAAGGAATACATCGCTGCTGAAAGCGCGGCTCTG GCTGTAAGGGCAGCGATAGATCAGAAGGTGGACATCATCTCAATGTCCTGGACGGTCAAAGAAACAGTCGAGAACCGCGATGGCGTCAATACTTTCCGCCAAGCTATCAAGGATGCTCTTGACGCCGGtatcctcctcttctgcGCCGCCGCCGACACCGGGGCCATCGCAGAAGTCGAATATCCATGGTCTTTCGACCAGCGGCGCATCTTCCGCATCGGCGCAGCCACTGCAGACGGCCGCGTATGGGGTCCAACAGGCAACCCGCAGAGCCTAAGTTTTATCTTACCTGGCCACAAGGTAGTATCGCGAAATCCACACCGAGAGGGGGCGTTACCAGATGACTTTGAAGAACGCACTGGCTCATCTGTGGCTACGGCTTTGGCAGATGGTCTAGCAGCACTTATATTACACTGCGTCAACCTTGCTGTTGTTCATGGTAAGGAACATCCGTCCACTACGGCTGTTAGCGCCGAGGATCTGGAGCGGCTTGCGAATCACGATGATATGTATAAT TCCTCCACATCTGTTCACGAGCCTTCTTGA